The following proteins are encoded in a genomic region of Anaerolineae bacterium:
- a CDS encoding Cobalt-zinc-cadmium resistance protein CzcD: MTNNQSHATLSNVHKQRSNRLALSLWITLAFVIFEVISGTLANSLALLTDAAHNLTDVLTLALSWVAIRLALKPADSNHTYGFHRAGILIALLNASSLIVVSGFVGFEAYRRFREPLEVQSTLMSIASGIAFGVNLLTALLIRHDSHTDLNLRSAYLHLMGDVFSTLGAFIAGLAIAFTGFNWLDPLVSLLIVGLILWNALKIILETIQILLESAPRDVNVTQLVEDLRQVPGVIDVHDIHVWSITSEMRSLSAHIVTEDICLSEGALIQERISELLRQNYAISHATLQLECKECQPALLYCDLNLSNSSH; encoded by the coding sequence ATGACAAACAACCAAAGCCATGCAACCCTCTCCAACGTGCATAAACAGCGGTCTAACCGCCTGGCGCTTTCCCTCTGGATCACCCTGGCATTTGTGATCTTTGAAGTGATCAGCGGCACATTAGCCAACAGCCTGGCACTCCTCACCGATGCAGCTCACAACCTCACGGATGTGCTAACCCTAGCCCTGAGCTGGGTGGCCATCCGGCTGGCATTGAAGCCGGCCGATTCTAATCACACCTATGGTTTCCATCGCGCCGGAATTCTAATCGCGCTGCTGAACGCCAGTTCGCTTATTGTCGTCTCGGGATTTGTAGGATTTGAAGCCTACCGTCGTTTTCGCGAACCCCTGGAGGTGCAGTCTACGCTTATGAGCATTGCCAGCGGGATTGCCTTTGGGGTCAACCTCCTGACCGCCCTGCTCATCCGTCACGACAGTCACACCGATCTCAACTTGCGCAGCGCTTATCTGCACTTGATGGGGGATGTCTTCTCGACTTTGGGCGCTTTTATCGCCGGCTTAGCGATCGCCTTTACCGGGTTTAACTGGCTCGATCCACTGGTTAGCCTGCTAATCGTAGGCTTGATCCTCTGGAATGCTTTGAAAATCATCCTGGAGACCATCCAAATCCTTCTGGAGAGTGCACCGCGCGATGTGAATGTCACCCAACTCGTTGAAGACCTCCGTCAGGTGCCAGGCGTGATCGATGTGCATGATATCCATGTCTGGAGCATTACCAGCGAAATGCGCTCGCTGTCTGCCCATATCGTCACCGAGGACATTTGCCTGAGCGAGGGCGCGCTGATCCAGGAGCGAATTAGTGAACTCTTACGTCAAAACTACGCTATTTCTCATGCAACGCTGCAATTGGAATGTAAAGAATGTCAGCCAGCTTTGTTATACTGCGACCTCAATCTGAGCAATTCATCTCATTAA
- a CDS encoding putative haloacid dehalogenase-like hydrolase, whose protein sequence is MFQSAPSIQKQQIVIFDFDGVLTDTMAEMLRFSDQVCAELGYPRRTTPADIHALPRMGFDHLGRQLGIPEELIPQYVQKVLAYFETQPITYSLFEGMEEVILDLANDSVLAIVSGNLQQVIRRFLEKYQIAQYFWRIEGIDQPGNKREKIQAIRQAVSLSLPTYMIGDAVSDILAAREAGAISIAVSWGHQAREKLLEAHPDSLADSPQEILKAIRTNISSRSL, encoded by the coding sequence ATGTTTCAAAGTGCTCCATCCATTCAAAAACAGCAGATCGTGATTTTCGACTTCGATGGTGTGCTCACCGATACGATGGCTGAAATGTTGCGTTTTTCTGATCAAGTGTGCGCCGAGTTAGGATATCCACGACGCACAACCCCTGCCGATATTCATGCCTTACCGCGCATGGGTTTCGATCACCTTGGCCGCCAATTGGGTATCCCGGAGGAACTCATTCCTCAATATGTTCAAAAAGTCCTTGCGTACTTTGAAACCCAGCCGATTACTTATTCCCTATTCGAAGGGATGGAAGAGGTCATCCTCGACCTGGCAAACGATTCGGTGCTCGCCATTGTCAGTGGAAACCTCCAGCAAGTGATACGCAGGTTCCTGGAGAAGTATCAAATAGCTCAATATTTCTGGCGAATCGAGGGTATCGATCAACCCGGCAATAAACGTGAAAAGATTCAGGCTATTCGCCAGGCTGTTTCCCTTTCCCTCCCAACCTATATGATTGGAGATGCCGTCAGTGACATTCTGGCTGCCAGAGAAGCAGGTGCGATCAGTATAGCGGTAAGCTGGGGACACCAGGCTCGCGAAAAGTTACTGGAAGCTCACCCCGACTCACTCGCCGATAGCCCTCAAGAGATCTTAAAGGCAATCCGAACCAACATCTCTTCTCGGTCTTTGTGA